Within the Takifugu flavidus isolate HTHZ2018 chromosome 20, ASM371156v2, whole genome shotgun sequence genome, the region tttgaCTTTAATGGTCCCGGCTAAAGCCTTCTCTTTCAACACGCAGTGCTCCAGGCAGACCAAGTTAGTCTCCAGGCTCTGACGGAAACGCAGGTAGtctgaggagggctgaggaaagtccagcagcagctgatccTCCTCGGTCTTCAGAGAGAGCACGGAGCTGAACATCTCCTGGATGTTCAGAGGGATGTCGATGGGATCGGTGAAAGCCGAGAACACCTTCACTTTGGTCAGGGGCAGGCCCCTGTGGTCAGCAAACGTCACCTGCTTGGTTGCCTTTTTGGAGCCGGTTCTGCGGGACGCTCCATCGCTGTGATCGACGTGGTGGGGGTGCTGAAACCTGAGGCAGGAGTTCGGAGCAGGCTTGTATGTTTTTGGAGCCCTGTAGACGAAATCCTCGTTGGAGAGGTACAGAGGCAGGGCCATGTCAATCGGCATTCTGATCTTGGTAGGAAATGTCTTCTGTACActgaaaaggaagagaaaacatgTTTAGAGGGGTTGAGCCCAATGCAAGATCTACAGTTTGTATTATGAGCCAGTTCATTTTCCTTCTGTgatttaaaaagagaaatcacGTCTTCATTGTGAGGCTGAAGGCAAATGACTTTTTAGGAAACACAGACCCTCTTTTCTCCCTGCAGCTTTCAGACACACAAGCATGTCCAGCATGTGACATTTTGGTTTGTTTAGTGACCAGTTTAGACTGGAAATGGCTGCCGACTATCGGCCTGAAACAATGGTTTGGTGTGATCCTTTTCTCCGATTATTTACAACGACTTTATTTCCAAAATTCCATCGATGCACAAGGGCTAAAAATAACCTCCCCCAAATCCCTTAAATGTGGGTGTCGTTTTCCTACTCGGGCTATCATTAAATATTTGCTAAAGAGCACACCGGGCCGGGTTAAGTTTACACAAGTTTTATTTCGCATTCTGGTGTGgcgctttttgttgttt harbors:
- the ppp1r3b gene encoding protein phosphatase 1 regulatory subunit 3B; the encoded protein is MVVSNCSSVQKTFPTKIRMPIDMALPLYLSNEDFVYRAPKTYKPAPNSCLRFQHPHHVDHSDGASRRTGSKKATKQVTFADHRGLPLTKVKVFSAFTDPIDIPLNIQEMFSSVLSLKTEEDQLLLDFPQPSSDYLRFRQSLETNLVCLEHCVLKEKALAGTIKVKNVSFEKAVKLRVTFDSWKSHTDIDCVYIKDTYPNAHSDTFSFHVSLPDELKSHERVEFAICYVVEGTQYWDSNHGDNYRIVRSSVKMSQQIACSRRTDTIDIHLDRYGSPTCSHGLFPDWPSYAGYENIGPYY